A stretch of the Thermus thermophilus genome encodes the following:
- the hisIE gene encoding bifunctional phosphoribosyl-AMP cyclohydrolase/phosphoribosyl-ATP diphosphatase HisIE yields MDLSAVRFDEKGLVPVVVQDARTGEVLTLAYANREALEETLRTRRSTFFSRSRQALWRKGETSGHTQEVVEVLLDCDGDAVVYRVLPQGPACHTGERTCFHRALLEGEKDLGFVVGQVYATIKERLRTLPEGSYVARMHRAGLDRILKKIGEEAGEVILAAKNQNPEELRHEAADLLFHLLLTLAELGLGPEDLAKTLWERHRPRSPYDGSHGN; encoded by the coding sequence ATGGACCTTTCCGCCGTCCGCTTTGACGAAAAGGGCCTCGTCCCCGTGGTGGTCCAAGACGCCCGCACCGGGGAGGTCCTCACCCTGGCCTACGCCAACCGGGAGGCCCTGGAGGAGACCCTAAGGACCAGGCGGAGCACCTTCTTCAGCCGAAGCCGCCAGGCGCTTTGGCGCAAGGGGGAGACCTCGGGGCACACCCAGGAGGTGGTGGAGGTCCTCTTGGACTGCGACGGGGACGCCGTGGTCTACCGCGTCCTCCCCCAAGGCCCCGCCTGCCACACGGGGGAGAGGACCTGCTTCCACCGGGCCCTCCTGGAAGGGGAAAAGGACCTCGGCTTCGTGGTGGGCCAGGTCTACGCCACCATCAAGGAGCGCCTAAGGACCCTCCCCGAGGGAAGCTACGTGGCCCGGATGCACCGGGCGGGCCTGGACCGGATCCTGAAGAAGATCGGGGAGGAGGCGGGGGAGGTGATCCTCGCCGCCAAGAACCAAAACCCCGAGGAGCTCCGCCACGAGGCGGCGGACCTCCTCTTCCACCTCCTCCTCACCCTGGCGGAGCTCGGCCTTGGGCCCGAGGACCTGGCGAAGACCCTCTGGGAAAGGCACCGGCCGCGAAGCCCTTATGATGGAAGCCATGGAAATTGA
- the hisF gene encoding imidazole glycerol phosphate synthase subunit HisF — MSLAKRIVPCLDVHAGRVVKGVNFVNLRDAGDPVEAAQAYDEAGADELVFLDISATHEERAILLDVVARVAERVFIPLTVGGGVRSLEDARKLLLAGADKVSVNSAAVRRPELIRELADHFGAQAVVLAIDARWRGDFPEVYVAGGRVPTGLHAVEWAVKGVELGAGEILLTSMDRDGTKEGYDLKLTRRVAEAVGVPVIASGGAGRMEHFLEAFQAGAEAALAASVFHFGEIPIPELKRYLAGKGLPVRLD; from the coding sequence ATGAGCCTCGCCAAGCGCATCGTCCCCTGCCTGGACGTCCACGCGGGCCGCGTGGTCAAGGGGGTGAACTTCGTGAACCTAAGGGACGCCGGGGACCCCGTGGAGGCGGCCCAAGCCTACGATGAGGCGGGGGCGGACGAGCTCGTCTTCCTGGACATCTCCGCCACCCACGAGGAACGGGCCATCCTCCTGGACGTGGTGGCGAGGGTGGCGGAGAGGGTCTTCATCCCCCTCACCGTGGGCGGGGGGGTGCGCTCCTTGGAGGACGCCCGCAAGCTCCTTTTGGCAGGGGCCGACAAGGTGAGCGTGAACTCTGCGGCGGTGCGGCGCCCCGAGCTCATCCGGGAGCTTGCCGACCACTTCGGCGCCCAGGCGGTGGTCCTGGCCATAGACGCCAGGTGGCGGGGGGACTTCCCCGAGGTCTATGTGGCGGGGGGGCGGGTGCCCACGGGCCTCCACGCCGTGGAGTGGGCGGTGAAGGGGGTGGAGCTTGGGGCCGGGGAGATCCTCCTCACCAGCATGGACCGGGACGGGACCAAGGAGGGGTACGACCTTAAGCTCACCCGCAGGGTGGCCGAGGCGGTGGGGGTCCCGGTGATCGCAAGCGGCGGGGCCGGGCGGATGGAGCACTTCCTCGAGGCCTTCCAGGCCGGGGCCGAGGCCGCCTTGGCCGCGAGCGTCTTCCACTTCGGCGAGATCCCCATTCCCGAGCTCAAGCGCTACCTCGCGGGAAAGGGCCTCCCCGTGCGGCTAGACTAG
- a CDS encoding Uma2 family endonuclease: MVRHRFRVEEVEALGALHPELRLELLDGEVYEMAPPSSEHAGLLDWLLHALAPKVAGLAQLRVQSPLRLSEESLPLPDLLLLRPREDFYTQAHPGPEDVLLLVEVSLSTEAWDREKKLPLYARAGLPEVWLLTREGLEVHRDPEGGRFRRRFLVARGEKIAPLLLPQAELLFQPPL; this comes from the coding sequence ATGGTGCGGCACCGGTTCCGGGTGGAGGAGGTGGAGGCCTTGGGGGCGCTCCACCCCGAACTCCGCCTGGAACTCCTAGACGGCGAGGTCTACGAGATGGCTCCCCCCTCCAGCGAGCACGCGGGGCTATTGGACTGGCTCCTCCATGCGCTTGCCCCCAAGGTGGCGGGGCTTGCCCAACTCCGGGTGCAAAGCCCCTTGCGCCTTTCCGAGGAAAGCCTTCCCCTTCCCGACCTCCTCCTCCTCAGGCCCCGGGAGGACTTCTACACCCAGGCCCATCCCGGCCCGGAGGACGTGCTCCTCCTGGTGGAGGTTAGCCTCTCCACCGAGGCCTGGGACCGGGAGAAGAAGCTTCCCCTCTACGCCCGGGCGGGCCTCCCCGAGGTCTGGCTTCTCACCCGGGAGGGCCTCGAGGTCCACCGGGACCCCGAGGGGGGCCGCTTCCGCCGGCGCTTCCTTGTGGCCAGAGGCGAAAAGATCGCTCCCCTCCTCCTGCCCCAGGCGGAGCTCCTCTTCCAGCCCCCCCTATGA
- the trmFO gene encoding methylenetetrahydrofolate--tRNA-(uracil(54)-C(5))-methyltransferase (FADH(2)-oxidizing) TrmFO, with product MERVNVVGAGLAGSEAAWTLLRLGVPVRLFEMRPKKMTPAHGTDRFAEIVCSNSLGGEGETNAKGLLQAEMRQAGSLVMEAAERARVPAGGALAVDREEFSGYITKRLTGHPLLEVVREEVREIPPGITVLATGPLTSEALAEALRRRFGDHFLAYYDAASPIVLYESIDLTKCFRAGRYGQSADYLNCPMTEEEYRRFHQALLEAQRHTPHDWEKLEFFEACVPVEELARRGYQTLLFGPMKPVGLKDPRTGKEPFAVVQLRQEDKAGRMWSLVGFQTGLKWPEQKRLIQMIPGLENAEIVRYGVMHRNTYLNAPRLLRETLEFREAEGLYAAGVLAGVEGYLESAATGFLAGLNAARKALGLPPVVPPEESLLGGLVRYLATANPEGFQPMYANWGLVPPVEGRMGKKEKRQAMYRRGLEAFSAWLSRLNPPLPRPEAALV from the coding sequence ATGGAACGGGTGAACGTGGTGGGAGCGGGCCTCGCGGGGAGCGAGGCCGCCTGGACCCTCTTGCGCCTGGGCGTGCCCGTGCGCCTTTTTGAGATGCGCCCTAAGAAGATGACCCCGGCCCACGGGACGGACCGCTTCGCCGAGATCGTCTGCTCCAACTCCCTGGGCGGGGAAGGGGAGACCAACGCCAAGGGGCTTCTCCAGGCGGAGATGCGCCAGGCGGGAAGCCTCGTCATGGAGGCGGCGGAAAGGGCCCGGGTTCCCGCCGGGGGGGCCTTGGCCGTGGACCGGGAGGAGTTCAGCGGCTACATCACGAAGCGGCTCACGGGCCACCCCCTCCTGGAGGTGGTGCGGGAGGAGGTGCGGGAGATCCCCCCCGGGATCACCGTGCTCGCCACGGGGCCTTTGACCTCCGAGGCCCTGGCCGAGGCCCTGAGGCGCCGCTTCGGGGACCACTTCCTCGCCTACTACGACGCCGCAAGCCCCATCGTCCTCTACGAGAGCATTGACCTCACGAAGTGCTTCCGCGCGGGCCGCTACGGCCAGAGCGCCGACTACCTCAACTGCCCCATGACGGAGGAGGAGTACCGCCGCTTCCACCAGGCCCTCCTCGAGGCCCAGCGCCACACCCCCCACGACTGGGAGAAGCTGGAGTTCTTTGAGGCCTGCGTCCCCGTGGAGGAGCTCGCCCGGAGGGGCTACCAGACCCTGCTCTTTGGCCCCATGAAGCCCGTGGGGCTAAAGGACCCCCGCACGGGGAAGGAGCCCTTCGCCGTGGTCCAGCTTCGCCAGGAGGACAAGGCGGGGCGGATGTGGAGCCTGGTGGGGTTCCAGACGGGGCTTAAGTGGCCCGAGCAGAAGCGCCTCATCCAGATGATCCCCGGCCTGGAAAACGCCGAGATTGTCCGCTACGGGGTGATGCACCGGAACACCTACCTAAACGCCCCGAGGCTCCTTCGCGAGACCCTGGAGTTCAGGGAGGCGGAGGGGCTTTACGCCGCCGGGGTGTTGGCCGGGGTGGAGGGGTATTTGGAGAGCGCCGCCACGGGCTTCCTCGCCGGGCTCAACGCCGCGCGGAAGGCCCTGGGGCTTCCCCCCGTGGTGCCCCCGGAGGAGAGCCTGCTGGGGGGGCTTGTGCGCTACCTGGCCACGGCGAACCCGGAGGGCTTCCAGCCCATGTACGCCAATTGGGGCCTGGTGCCCCCGGTGGAGGGGAGGATGGGCAAGAAGGAGAAGCGGCAGGCCATGTACCGTAGGGGCCTCGAGGCCTTCTCCGCGTGGCTTTCCCGCCTGAACCCGCCCCTTCCCCGCCCCGAGGCGGCCCTCGTTTGA
- the uvrA gene encoding excinuclease ABC subunit UvrA codes for MDRIVIRGAREHNLKNISLELPRGKFIVITGVSGSGKSTLAFDTIYAEGQRRYVESLSSYARQFLGVMDKPEVESIEGLSPAISIDQKTTSHNPRSTVGTVTEIHDYLRLLFARVGQAYCPECGRPIEKQSASEITDRLLRRPPGTRAILMAPLVRGRKGEYRRLFQQLLKEGYARVRVDGVIYLLEEAQGLNLEKYEKHDIDLVIDRVVLKEEERPRIAEAVELALLRGEGLLRVLYPDTGEEELFSEKFACPEHGSVLEELEPRIFSFNSPYGACPACSGLGYRQEFDPELVVNPELSLAEGAILPWSRGRDTGRSYLWDRLRALAEHLGFDLKTPFKDLPEAAKRAVLYGLPEPFEVVFRRGGKETFRVEVRYEGVIPWLEKRYQESESEGVREALEGFMSLRPCPACGGTRYKREVLSVKVAGRNIAEVSALPVREALAFFQGLEEKLSPFQAQIARPILREIVERLGFLVDVGLDYLTLDRAANTLSGGEAQRIRLATQVGSGLTGVLYVLDEPSIGLHPRDNQRLIRTLKRLRDLGNTLIVVEHDEETMRAADWIVDMGPGAGIHGGEVVAEGPLEEILKSERSLTAAYLRGDKKIPVPKERRKGNGKWLVLKGARAHNLKNVTLRIPLGRFVAITGPSGSGKSTLVHDVLYAALAQRLMRAKTTPGPYEALEGVEHLDKVIEIDQSPIGRTPRSNPATYTGVFDEIRDLFAKTPEARKRGYGPGRFSFNVKGGRCEACGGDGTVKIEMLFLPDLYVPCEVCKGKRYNKETLEVKLRGKSIADVLDMTVEEALEFFQNVPSIARKLQLMVDVGLGYMKLGQPSPTLSGGEAQRIKLATELGRKATGRTLYILDEPTTGLHFDDVAKLLSVLHRLVDAGNTVVVIEHNLDVVKTADWVIDLGPEGGDRGGEIVAEGTPEEVALAGSPTGAFLARIPEIAARIGVAAD; via the coding sequence ATGGACCGCATCGTCATCCGGGGCGCTCGGGAGCACAACCTGAAGAACATCAGCCTGGAGCTTCCCCGGGGCAAGTTCATCGTCATCACCGGGGTTTCCGGCTCGGGGAAGAGCACCTTGGCCTTTGACACCATCTACGCCGAAGGGCAAAGGCGCTACGTGGAAAGCCTCTCCAGCTACGCCCGGCAGTTTCTGGGCGTGATGGACAAGCCCGAGGTGGAGAGCATTGAGGGGCTTTCCCCGGCCATCTCCATTGACCAGAAGACCACGAGCCACAACCCCCGCTCCACCGTGGGCACCGTCACGGAGATCCACGACTACCTCCGCCTCCTCTTCGCCCGCGTGGGCCAGGCCTACTGCCCCGAGTGCGGCCGCCCCATAGAGAAACAGTCCGCCAGCGAGATCACCGACCGCCTCCTCAGGCGCCCTCCCGGCACCCGGGCCATCCTCATGGCCCCCTTGGTGCGGGGAAGAAAGGGGGAGTACAGGAGGCTCTTTCAGCAGCTCCTGAAGGAAGGCTACGCCCGGGTGCGGGTGGACGGGGTCATCTACCTCCTGGAGGAGGCCCAAGGCCTCAACCTGGAGAAGTACGAGAAGCACGACATTGACCTGGTGATTGACCGGGTGGTCCTGAAGGAGGAGGAGCGCCCCCGCATCGCCGAGGCGGTGGAGCTCGCCCTGCTTCGGGGGGAAGGCCTGCTTAGGGTCCTCTACCCGGACACCGGGGAAGAGGAGCTCTTCTCGGAGAAGTTCGCCTGCCCGGAACACGGCTCGGTCTTGGAGGAGCTTGAGCCCCGCATCTTCTCCTTCAACAGCCCCTACGGGGCCTGCCCCGCCTGCTCCGGCCTCGGCTACCGCCAGGAGTTTGACCCCGAGCTCGTGGTGAACCCCGAGCTCTCCCTGGCCGAGGGGGCCATCCTCCCCTGGTCCCGGGGGCGGGACACGGGGAGGAGCTACCTCTGGGACCGCCTTAGGGCCTTGGCCGAGCACCTGGGCTTTGACCTCAAGACCCCCTTCAAGGACCTGCCGGAGGCGGCGAAGCGCGCCGTCCTCTACGGCCTTCCCGAGCCCTTTGAGGTGGTCTTCCGCCGGGGCGGCAAGGAGACCTTCCGGGTGGAGGTGCGGTACGAGGGGGTGATCCCCTGGCTGGAGAAGCGCTACCAGGAGTCGGAGTCCGAGGGGGTGCGGGAGGCCCTGGAGGGCTTCATGTCCTTAAGGCCCTGCCCCGCCTGCGGGGGCACCCGGTACAAGCGGGAGGTCCTCTCGGTGAAGGTGGCGGGGAGGAACATCGCCGAAGTCTCCGCCCTCCCCGTGCGGGAGGCCTTGGCGTTCTTCCAGGGCCTGGAGGAGAAGCTTTCCCCTTTCCAGGCCCAGATCGCCCGGCCCATCCTCAGGGAGATCGTGGAGCGGCTCGGCTTCCTGGTGGACGTGGGCCTGGACTACCTCACCCTGGACCGGGCGGCCAACACCCTCTCCGGAGGCGAGGCCCAGAGGATCCGGCTCGCGACCCAGGTGGGCTCGGGCCTCACCGGGGTCCTTTACGTGCTGGACGAGCCCAGCATCGGCCTCCACCCCCGGGACAACCAGCGCCTCATCCGCACCCTCAAAAGGCTCCGCGACCTGGGCAACACCCTCATCGTGGTGGAACACGACGAGGAGACCATGCGGGCCGCGGACTGGATCGTGGACATGGGGCCGGGGGCGGGGATCCACGGGGGGGAGGTGGTGGCGGAGGGCCCCCTGGAGGAGATCCTGAAAAGCGAGCGAAGCCTCACCGCCGCCTACCTTCGCGGCGACAAGAAGATCCCCGTGCCCAAGGAGCGCCGCAAGGGGAACGGCAAGTGGCTCGTCCTCAAGGGGGCGCGGGCGCACAACCTGAAGAACGTCACCTTAAGGATCCCCCTGGGCCGCTTCGTGGCCATCACCGGCCCCTCGGGCTCGGGGAAGAGCACCCTCGTCCACGACGTCCTCTACGCCGCCCTGGCCCAGCGGCTCATGCGGGCCAAGACGACCCCCGGGCCCTACGAGGCCCTGGAAGGGGTGGAGCACCTGGACAAGGTCATTGAGATTGACCAGTCCCCCATCGGCCGCACCCCCCGGTCCAACCCCGCCACCTACACCGGGGTCTTTGACGAGATCCGCGACCTCTTCGCCAAGACCCCGGAGGCCAGAAAGCGGGGGTACGGCCCGGGCCGCTTCTCCTTCAACGTCAAGGGCGGGCGGTGCGAGGCCTGCGGCGGGGACGGGACGGTGAAGATTGAGATGCTCTTCCTCCCCGACCTCTACGTACCCTGCGAGGTCTGTAAGGGCAAGCGCTACAACAAGGAGACCCTGGAGGTCAAGCTTAGGGGGAAGAGCATCGCCGACGTCCTGGACATGACGGTGGAGGAGGCCCTGGAATTCTTCCAGAACGTCCCCTCCATCGCCCGGAAGCTCCAGCTCATGGTGGACGTGGGCCTGGGGTACATGAAGCTGGGCCAGCCCTCCCCCACCCTCTCCGGGGGGGAGGCCCAGAGGATCAAGCTCGCCACGGAGCTCGGCCGCAAGGCCACGGGCCGCACCCTCTACATCCTGGACGAGCCCACCACGGGCTTGCACTTTGACGACGTGGCGAAGCTCCTCTCGGTCCTCCACCGGCTGGTGGACGCGGGCAACACCGTGGTGGTCATTGAGCACAATCTGGACGTGGTGAAGACCGCGGACTGGGTGATTGACCTGGGCCCCGAGGGCGGGGACCGGGGCGGGGAGATCGTGGCCGAGGGCACCCCCGAGGAGGTGGCCCTCGCGGGGAGCCCCACGGGGGCCTTCCTCGCCCGGATCCCCGAGATCGCCGCCCGGATCGGGGTGGCGGCGGACTAA
- a CDS encoding SIS domain-containing protein, whose product MASWTAEAPGVVERLLKENAPEVRGLARFLRRRNPALVLAAARGRGGLAALYAKHLLEARLLWPVLPLALPLFALYGARPKAPFPSLLLAYDLAGEGAGAAELVRAYRGEGVLTLAFVGREESPLAGAAEAVLPLHLGGAEGAGFLAGLAATAQLAAHLLEETRLREALPALPEAMARSLEGGEGLEVGEGLFVLGPGFAHPVALEAALRLKEAGFRAEGVAALEELFPADLPLLVLAGRDGALAGLMPALEGLKAKGVPLFVLSPEPEALALADLPLPLPVALAPELDPILLGLGFHARLAAR is encoded by the coding sequence ATGGCCTCTTGGACCGCGGAAGCCCCGGGGGTGGTGGAACGCCTCCTCAAGGAGAACGCGCCCGAGGTGCGAGGCCTCGCCCGCTTTCTCCGCCGCAGGAACCCGGCCCTCGTCCTGGCCGCGGCCCGGGGGCGGGGAGGCCTCGCCGCCCTCTACGCCAAGCACCTCCTCGAGGCCCGCCTCCTCTGGCCCGTCCTCCCCTTGGCCCTTCCCCTCTTCGCCCTCTACGGGGCAAGGCCCAAGGCGCCTTTTCCGAGCCTCCTCCTCGCCTACGACCTCGCCGGGGAAGGGGCGGGCGCGGCAGAACTGGTGCGGGCCTACCGGGGGGAGGGCGTCCTGACCCTGGCCTTCGTGGGCCGGGAGGAAAGCCCCTTGGCCGGGGCGGCCGAGGCGGTCCTCCCCCTCCACCTGGGCGGGGCGGAGGGCGCAGGCTTCCTTGCCGGGCTTGCGGCCACGGCCCAGCTGGCCGCCCACCTCCTGGAGGAGACCCGCCTGCGGGAGGCCCTTCCTGCCTTGCCGGAGGCCATGGCGCGGTCCCTGGAGGGGGGGGAGGGCCTGGAGGTGGGGGAGGGTCTCTTCGTTCTGGGGCCGGGCTTTGCCCATCCCGTGGCCTTGGAGGCCGCCTTGCGCCTCAAGGAGGCGGGCTTCCGCGCCGAGGGGGTGGCCGCCCTCGAGGAGCTTTTCCCCGCTGACCTCCCCCTCCTGGTCCTGGCGGGGCGGGACGGGGCCTTGGCCGGCCTCATGCCCGCCCTGGAGGGCCTAAAGGCCAAGGGGGTGCCCCTCTTCGTCCTCTCCCCCGAGCCCGAGGCCCTGGCCCTCGCCGACCTTCCCCTGCCCCTCCCCGTGGCCCTGGCGCCGGAGCTGGACCCCATTCTCCTCGGCCTGGGCTTCCACGCCCGACTCGCCGCCCGCTAA
- a CDS encoding 2-phosphosulfolactate phosphatase, whose amino-acid sequence MRLRVDVIPGEHLTYPDVVLVVDVIRATTTAAAFLEAGAEALYWTPSLESALAFKDEDVVLAGETGGLKPPRFDLGNSPREALSAQVAGRVVVMSTTNGTKAAHAAARTAKHVLLASLYNAHAAARLARELATEEVAILCAGKEGRAGLDDLYTAGVLAEYLGFLGEVEPEDGARVALAVKRAHPDPLEALSLSAAALALKQVGLEADVPFCAQVAKSAAVPVLRGRVGEALIFKRA is encoded by the coding sequence GTGCGCCTGCGCGTGGACGTGATCCCAGGGGAACACCTCACCTACCCGGACGTGGTGCTGGTGGTGGACGTGATCCGGGCGACCACCACGGCGGCGGCCTTCCTGGAGGCGGGGGCCGAGGCCTTGTACTGGACGCCTAGCCTAGAAAGCGCCCTCGCCTTCAAGGACGAGGACGTGGTCCTGGCCGGGGAGACGGGGGGGCTGAAGCCGCCCCGGTTTGACCTGGGCAACAGCCCCCGGGAGGCCCTCTCGGCCCAGGTGGCGGGAAGGGTGGTGGTCATGAGCACCACCAACGGCACCAAGGCGGCGCACGCCGCCGCCCGCACGGCCAAGCACGTCCTCCTGGCCTCCCTCTACAACGCCCACGCGGCGGCCCGCCTGGCGAGGGAGCTCGCCACGGAGGAGGTGGCCATCCTCTGCGCCGGAAAGGAGGGGCGGGCGGGCCTGGACGACCTCTACACCGCCGGGGTCCTGGCCGAGTACCTGGGGTTCCTGGGGGAGGTGGAGCCGGAGGACGGCGCCCGGGTCGCCCTCGCGGTGAAGCGGGCCCACCCCGACCCCCTGGAGGCCCTCTCCCTCTCCGCCGCCGCCTTAGCCCTCAAGCAGGTGGGCCTCGAGGCCGACGTCCCCTTCTGCGCCCAGGTGGCCAAAAGCGCCGCCGTCCCCGTCCTCCGGGGCCGGGTGGGCGAGGCCCTCATCTTCAAGCGGGCCTGA
- a CDS encoding Crp/Fnr family transcriptional regulator, which produces MEGSPLFHGLAPEEVDLALSYFQRRLYPQGKPIFHQGDLGQALYLVASGKVRLFRTHLGGQERTLALLGPGELFGEMSLLDEGERSASAVAVEDSELLALFREDYLALIRRLPLVAHNLAALLARRLREADLELDLLSFEEARNRVAYALLKLLRQGLGPRFQLRHHELAALAGTSRETVSRVLHALAAEGVVRLGPGTVEVREAALLEEIAFGLA; this is translated from the coding sequence GTGGAGGGAAGCCCCCTGTTCCACGGCCTGGCCCCGGAGGAGGTGGACCTGGCCCTGAGCTACTTCCAGCGGCGCCTTTACCCCCAGGGGAAGCCCATCTTTCACCAGGGGGACCTGGGGCAGGCCCTCTACTTGGTGGCCTCGGGGAAGGTCCGCCTCTTCCGCACCCACCTCGGGGGCCAGGAAAGGACCCTAGCCCTCCTGGGGCCGGGGGAGCTTTTCGGGGAGATGAGCCTCCTGGACGAGGGGGAGAGGAGCGCCAGCGCCGTGGCCGTGGAGGACAGCGAGCTCCTCGCCCTCTTCCGCGAGGACTACCTGGCCCTGATCCGGCGCCTCCCCCTGGTGGCCCATAACCTGGCCGCCCTCCTCGCCCGGCGCCTCCGGGAGGCGGACTTGGAGCTTGACCTCCTCTCCTTTGAGGAGGCCCGGAACCGGGTGGCCTACGCCCTCCTCAAGCTCCTCCGCCAGGGGCTTGGCCCCCGTTTCCAGCTCCGCCACCACGAGCTCGCCGCCCTGGCGGGGACCAGCCGGGAAACCGTCTCCCGGGTTCTCCACGCCCTGGCCGCGGAGGGGGTGGTCAGGCTCGGCCCCGGGACGGTGGAGGTGCGGGAAGCGGCGCTTCTTGAGGAGATCGCCTTCGGGCTTGCCTAG
- a CDS encoding ABC transporter ATP-binding protein, with product MRPVLEARGLGYSYGNGPLFRGLSFALGPGEALALLGPSGSGKTTLLHLVAGLLPFQEGEVYWEGEAIRGVPEARLARRRLSFLGLVFQHHFLLPELTALENVLVPGYLAGRVDRGRAWALLEALGLKEKAHLLPQRLSGGERQRVAVARALYLRPRLLLADEPTASLDRRQAREVLALLRALAREEGAALLLATHDELLVEGLPALRL from the coding sequence GTGCGCCCGGTCCTCGAGGCTCGAGGCCTCGGCTACAGCTACGGCAACGGCCCCCTTTTCCGCGGCCTCTCCTTCGCCCTGGGCCCGGGGGAGGCCCTCGCCCTTCTTGGGCCTTCGGGGAGCGGCAAAACCACCCTCCTCCACCTGGTGGCGGGCCTCCTCCCCTTCCAGGAGGGGGAGGTCTACTGGGAGGGAGAGGCGATCCGGGGGGTTCCTGAGGCGCGCCTCGCCCGGAGGCGGCTTTCCTTTCTGGGCCTCGTCTTCCAGCACCACTTCCTCCTCCCCGAGCTCACCGCCCTGGAGAACGTCCTCGTGCCCGGGTACCTGGCGGGCCGGGTGGACCGAGGGCGGGCGTGGGCCCTCCTGGAGGCCCTCGGCCTTAAGGAGAAGGCCCACCTCCTGCCCCAGCGCCTTTCCGGGGGGGAGAGGCAGCGGGTGGCCGTGGCCCGGGCCCTCTACCTGAGGCCCCGGCTCCTCCTCGCCGACGAGCCCACGGCGAGCCTGGACCGCCGCCAGGCCCGGGAGGTGCTGGCCCTCCTCCGGGCCCTGGCCCGGGAGGAGGGGGCGGCCCTCCTCCTCGCCACCCACGACGAGCTCCTGGTGGAGGGTCTTCCCGCCCTCAGGCTGTAG
- a CDS encoding purine-nucleoside phosphorylase, whose product MSPIHVRAHPGDVAERVLLPGDPGRAEWIAKTFLQNPRRYNDHRGLWGYTGLYKGVPVSVQTTGMGTPSAAIVVEELVRLGARVLVRVGTAGAASSDLAPGELIVAQGAVPLDGTTRQYLEGRPYAPVPDPEVFRALWRRAEALGYPHRVGLVASEDAFYATTPEEARAWAHYGVLAFEMEASALFLLGRMRGVRTGAILAVSNRIGDPELAPPEVLQEGVRRMVEVALEAVLEV is encoded by the coding sequence ATGAGCCCCATCCACGTGCGCGCCCACCCCGGGGACGTGGCGGAGCGCGTCCTTCTCCCCGGGGATCCGGGCCGGGCCGAGTGGATCGCCAAGACCTTTTTGCAAAACCCCAGGCGGTACAACGACCACCGGGGGCTTTGGGGGTACACGGGCCTTTACAAGGGCGTGCCCGTCTCCGTCCAGACCACGGGGATGGGCACCCCCTCGGCGGCCATCGTGGTGGAGGAGCTGGTCCGCCTTGGCGCCCGGGTTCTCGTCCGGGTGGGGACGGCGGGGGCCGCCTCTTCGGACCTTGCCCCGGGGGAGCTCATCGTGGCCCAGGGGGCCGTGCCCTTGGACGGCACCACCCGGCAGTACCTGGAGGGGCGCCCCTACGCCCCGGTGCCCGACCCCGAGGTCTTCCGGGCCCTCTGGCGCCGGGCAGAGGCCTTGGGCTACCCCCACCGGGTGGGGCTCGTCGCCAGCGAGGACGCCTTCTACGCCACCACCCCCGAGGAGGCCCGGGCCTGGGCCCACTACGGCGTCCTCGCCTTTGAGATGGAGGCCAGCGCCCTCTTCCTCCTCGGAAGGATGCGGGGGGTGCGGACGGGGGCCATCCTGGCCGTCTCCAACCGCATCGGCGACCCGGAGCTCGCTCCCCCTGAGGTGCTCCAAGAGGGCGTTCGGCGTATGGTGGAGGTGGCCCTCGAGGCCGTCCTGGAGGTTTGA
- a CDS encoding enoyl-CoA hydratase/isomerase family protein, translating to MEHEHEHEFVLEIPEFEHLSYEVEEGIALVTLKRPEALNALSQSLLEELAEVPELVQQDPEVRAVIFTGEGKAFAAGADLKEIAAIKDPFMAREYALFGQRVFAEIAALPVPTIAAINGYALGGGLELALACDLRVAAKTAKLGLPEVGLGLIPGFGGTQRLPRLIGRGRALDLIFTGRHVDAEEALFLGLVNRVAEDALEEAKKLAQKILKNAPIALALAKESVVRGEGLDLAEALEIEADLFGYAAATEDMKEGVRAFLEKRPPSFKGE from the coding sequence ATGGAGCACGAGCACGAACACGAGTTCGTCCTGGAGATCCCGGAGTTTGAGCACCTCAGCTACGAGGTGGAGGAGGGCATCGCCCTGGTGACCCTGAAGCGGCCCGAGGCCCTAAACGCCCTCTCCCAGAGCCTCCTGGAGGAGCTCGCCGAGGTCCCTGAGCTGGTCCAGCAGGACCCCGAGGTCCGGGCGGTCATCTTCACGGGGGAGGGAAAGGCCTTCGCCGCGGGGGCCGACTTGAAGGAGATCGCGGCCATCAAGGACCCCTTCATGGCCCGGGAGTACGCCCTCTTCGGCCAGCGGGTCTTCGCCGAGATCGCCGCCCTCCCCGTTCCCACCATCGCCGCCATCAACGGCTACGCCCTGGGCGGGGGTCTGGAGCTCGCCCTGGCCTGCGACCTCAGGGTGGCGGCCAAGACCGCCAAGCTGGGCCTCCCCGAGGTGGGCCTCGGCCTCATCCCCGGCTTCGGAGGCACCCAGCGCCTGCCCCGCCTCATCGGCCGGGGGAGGGCTTTGGACCTCATCTTCACCGGGCGGCACGTGGACGCGGAGGAGGCCCTTTTCCTCGGGCTCGTGAACCGGGTGGCGGAGGACGCCCTGGAGGAGGCCAAGAAGCTCGCCCAAAAGATCCTGAAGAACGCCCCCATCGCCTTGGCCCTGGCCAAGGAGAGCGTGGTCCGGGGCGAGGGCCTGGACCTGGCCGAGGCCCTGGAAATAGAGGCCGACCTCTTCGGCTACGCCGCCGCCACCGAGGACATGAAGGAGGGGGTGCGGGCCTTCCTGGAGAAGCGCCCCCCGAGCTTCAAGGGCGAGTAG